A single region of the Eleginops maclovinus isolate JMC-PN-2008 ecotype Puerto Natales chromosome 4, JC_Emac_rtc_rv5, whole genome shotgun sequence genome encodes:
- the si:ch211-71n6.4 gene encoding LOW QUALITY PROTEIN: para-nitrobenzyl esterase (The sequence of the model RefSeq protein was modified relative to this genomic sequence to represent the inferred CDS: deleted 1 base in 1 codon) produces the protein MDEDVFEVPGRTEYRYLVQGEEDEEEEEAQYARHRHYISPLLVLSRRCMVLILLCVLALLPLASYLAYLAKTLPPSVTQVTTSCGTFRGRHINGGYSFKGMPYAAPPVGPLRWAPPAPPLCRGGVSDAGRFRSICPQVRPLTAAGKVLGQEDCLFINVWTPSLQPTARLSVMVWIHGGFLHMLSGGEPGYSPTEKLAVDTQIVYVSFNYRLNAFGFMALNMLREGSPSNTSGNYGFMDQIAALKWVQKNIQVFGGDPEKVTIFGQSSGGTSVWTMMMSPLAKGLFRAAVDMSGSYVYKATLEQAESDNLLFLQKTDCSDLSCLRRLPVTDVLKAIPWQEFPSWAADDLTDLPIKGHFVGPVAVVDGYVLEAPPFEVWEKKGNYNDVPFVIGTTEQEADFSPLAENISLWTWGDYRWFVTDKLQSFSETLPTKALELYPSSTPCPTTDRCPERSYTTMVSDIRVTCPNSDLAQRAAEALDSPVYRYLVTHTPSGPVNVSGDLLPFPSRFSFHCLDTVAFFGGLEAALGKPLSDGDRSFQELITRHLVTFAKTGKMADEWPEYPAATALLSDQLSTVQSYSSARCQLWKENGLFAYAWIN, from the exons ATGGATGAGGATGTGTTCGAGGTACCTGGGAGGACGGAATACCGGTACCTGGtgcagggggaggaggatgaggaggaggaggaggcgcagTACGCCCGTCACAGACACTACATCAGCCCCTTGCTGGTTTTGTCACGTCGCTGCATGGTCTTAATCCTTCTCTGCGTGCTCGCCCTCCTTCCCCTCGCCTCATACCTGGCCTACTTGGCCAAGACGCTGCCGCCCAGTGTCACGCAGGTCACCACCTCCTGCGGGACGTTCAGGGGCCGACAC aTAAATGGCGGCTACTCCTTTAAGGGAATGCCGTACGCTGCCCCCCCTGTGGGCCCTCTGCGTTGGGCCCCCCCAGCCCCCCCG TTGTGTCGTGGCGGGGTCTCGGACGCGGGTCGTTTCCGCAGCATATGTCCTCAGGTTCGTCCTCTGACGGCGGCAGGGAAGGTGCTGGGGCAGGAAGACTGCCTCTTCATCAACGTTTGGACCCCCAGCCTGCAGCCCACCGCCCGCCTGTCCGTCATGGTGTGGATTCACGGGGGGTTCCTGCACATGCTGAGTGGGGGGGAGCCGGGGTACTCCCCCACTGAGAAGTTGGCGGTGGACACGCAGATAGTGTATGTCAGCTTCAACTACAGACTCAACGCCTTCGGATTCATGGCTCTGAACATGCTGAGGGAGGGGTCTCCATCAAACACCTCAG GCAACTACGGCTTCATGGACCAGATCGCGGCTCTGAAGTGGGTCCAGAAAAACATCCAAGTGTTCGGAGGAGATCCTGAGAAAGTCACCATATTTGGACAGAGCTCAG GGGGGACGTCGGTGTGGACCATGATGATGTCTCCGCTGGCGAAGGGTCTCTTCCGGGCGGCGGTGGATATGAGCGGCTCGTACGTTTACAAGGCGACGCTGGAACAAGCCGAGTCCGACAACCTGCTGTTCCTGCAGAAGACGGACTGCAGTGACCTGAGCTGCCTGAGACGCCTCCCTGTCACCGACGTCCTAAAG GCCATCCCGTGGCAGGAGTTTCCATCCTGGGCTGCAGACGATTTGACGGACCTCCCTATCAAAGGACACTTCGTGGGCCCCGTAGCGGTGGTGGATGGATACGTGCTTGAGGCTCCACCCTTCGAGGTGTGGGAGAAGAAAGGAAACTACAACGACGTCCCGTTTGTCATCGGGACGACGGAGCAGGAAGCCGACTTCAG CCCACTGGCTGAAAACATCTCGTTGTGGACCTGGGGCGACTACCGGTGGTTTGTGACAG ATAAACTCCAGTCCTTCAGTGAGACCCTCCCCACCAAGGCGTTGGAGTTGTACCCCAGCTCGACCCCTTGCCCGACCACAGACCGCTGCCCGGAGCGCAGCTACACCACCATGGTGTCCGACATCCGGGTCACCTGCCCCAACAGCGACCTGGCCCAAAGAGCTGCAG AGGCCCTGGACAGTCCGGTGTATCGGTACCTTGTGACGCACACCCCCTCCGGCCCAGTGAACGTCTCCGGAGACCTGCTGCCGTTCCCCAGCCGCTTCTCCTTCCACTGCCTGGACACCGTCGCGTTCTTTGGAGGGCTGGAGGCGGCTCTGGGGAAACCTCTCTCTGATGGAGACCGGAGCTTCCAGGAGCTCATCACACGACACCTCGTCACCTTCGCCAAAACAG GTAAGATGGCAGACGAGTGGCCAGAATACCCAGCAGCCACTGCCCTCCTGTCCGACCAGCTGTCCACGGTGCAGAGCTACTCGTCGGCTCGCTGTCAGCTGTGGAAGGAGAACGGTCTGTTTGCGTACGCCTGGATCAACTGA